A window of the Lactuca sativa cultivar Salinas chromosome 5, Lsat_Salinas_v11, whole genome shotgun sequence genome harbors these coding sequences:
- the LOC128126453 gene encoding laccase-17-like, giving the protein MGGIFLSLLAITSLLPLYTIGGTTRSYEFNIELQNVTRLCHTKSMVTVNGKFPGPRIVAREGDRLLIKVTNHVSSNITIHWHGIRQLRSGWADGPAYITQCPIQTGQSYVYNYTVIGQRGTLFWHAHISWLRASVYGPLIILPKLNVPYPFTKPYKEVPIIFGEWFNTDPEAIISQATQTGGGPNVSDAYTFNGLPGPLYNCSAKDTFKLKVKTGKTYLLRLINAALNDELFFSIANHTLTVVEADAIYVKPFKTETLILAPGQTTNVLLKTKSKFPGANFLMSARPYVTGQGTFDNSTVAGILEYESPVPMKNLPLFTPTLPSLNDTSFVSKFSNRLRSLANSKFPANVPQKIDKHLFFTVGLGTAPCAQNRTCQGPNGARFAASINNVSFVQPSVALLQSHFFNKSKGVYSPYFPINPVHWFNYTGTPPNNTFVSNGTKLMVLPFNTSVELVMQDTSILGA; this is encoded by the exons AAC ATCGAGCTGCAAAACGTGACACGACTGTGCCACACAAAAAGCATGGTTACGGTCAATGGAAAATTTCCAGGTCCACGTATTGTCGCTCGAGAGGGTGATCGGCTTCTTATAAAAGTTACTAACCATGTCTCCAGTAACATTACAATCCATTG GCATGGTATTAGACAACTTCGGAGTGGATGGGCCGATGGGCCAGCATACATAACTCAATGCCCCATACAAACTGGCCAGAGTTATGTGTACAACTACACTGTTATTGGACAAAGAGGAACATTGTTTTGGCATGCACATATATCATGGTTACGAGCAAGTGTTTATGGTCCTCTCATCATTCTGCCAAAGCTTAATGTCCCCTACCCTTTTACCAAGCCCTATAAAGAAGTTCCCATCATCTTTG GAGAGTGGTTCAATACTGATCCAGAGGCTATAATTTCGCAAGCAACACAAACCGGTGGGGGTCCAAATGTTTCCGATGCCTATACCTTCAATGGGCTTCCCGGACCTTTGTACAATTGCTCTGCTAAAG ACACATTCAAGCTGAAGGTAAAAACCGGGAAGACGTACCTCCTTCGACTGATCAACGCAGCACTCAATGATGAACTCTTTTTTAGCATAGCAAACCACACCCTCACCGTTGTTGAGGCTGATGCCATTTATGTAAAACCTTTCAAAACTGAAACGCTTATACTAGCTCCTGGTCAAACCACCAACGTCCTCCTTAAAACCAAATCCAAATTTCCCGGTGCCAACTTTCTCATGTCTGCTAGACCATATGTAACGGGTCAAGGAACCTTTGACAATTCCACAGTTGCTGGTATTCTCGAATATGAGTCACCTGTTCCGATGAAAAATCTTCCACTCTTTACACCAACATTACCATCTTTAAATGACACTTCATTCGTGTCAAAGTTTTCAAATAGACTTCGAAGCTTGGCAAACTCTAAATTTCCTGCTAATGTCCCACAGAAGATCGACAAACATTTATTTTTCACAGTAGGACTTGGGACGGCCCCTTGTGCGCAAAATAGAACTTGCCAAGGACCGAACGGGGCTAGATTCGCTGCATCCATAAATAATGTGTCATTCGTACAACCAAGTGTTGCCCTTCTCCAGTCCCACTTCTTTAATAAATCGAAGGGTGTTTATAGTCCTTATTTCCCTATCAACCCAGTGCATTGGTTTAATTATACCGGAACTCCTCCAAATAACACCTTTGTGAGCAATGGTACAAAGCTCATGGTTCTTCCTTTCAATACTAGTGTGGAGTTGGTCATGCAAGATACCAGCATTCTTGGTGCCTAA